A genomic window from Aureibacillus halotolerans includes:
- a CDS encoding pro-sigmaK processing inhibitor BofA family protein, protein MDPIWFLVLVPIVIVFLFWQRGAALVIGFAGKSIVKVLIGALFLFFLNTFFGHLGINVPINLATAALSGFLGLPGVAALAAVSYFLI, encoded by the coding sequence GTGGATCCGATTTGGTTTCTTGTGTTGGTGCCCATCGTCATTGTGTTCTTGTTTTGGCAGCGAGGTGCAGCGCTGGTTATTGGTTTCGCAGGAAAGAGTATTGTGAAGGTTTTAATTGGTGCCCTATTCTTGTTTTTCTTGAATACGTTTTTTGGCCACTTAGGGATTAATGTACCAATTAATCTCGCCACAGCGGCTCTGTCGGGGTTTTTAGGGTTGCCTGGTGTGGCGGCATTGGCAGCGGTCAGCTACTTCCTTATCTAA
- a CDS encoding YaaL family protein, translating into MRGIKKKRLKRQYDQTLLDTLDRVKAKWEAQERIARDSVDLPRHFDAERQLEKAVYFFLLKEARYRSIKRA; encoded by the coding sequence GTGAGGGGAATTAAAAAAAAGCGTCTTAAGCGGCAATACGACCAAACATTACTTGACACGCTGGATCGTGTGAAGGCCAAATGGGAAGCACAGGAGCGCATTGCTCGTGACAGCGTTGATTTGCCGAGGCATTTTGACGCTGAAAGACAGCTTGAAAAAGCAGTGTATTTCTTTTTATTGAAGGAAGCCAGGTATCGTAGCATAAAGCGCGCATAA
- the recR gene encoding recombination mediator RecR, whose product MHYPEPISKLIDSFTKLPGIGPKTAVRLAFFVLNMKEDDVLDFGRNLVNAKRKLTHCSVCGHITDKDPCSICSDGHRDQSVICVVQDPKDVIAMERMREFSGLYHVLHGAISPVDGIGPEDISVADLLKRLQDETVQELILATNPNIEGEATSMYISRLVKPTGIKITRIAHGLPVGGDLEYADEITLSKAMEGRREL is encoded by the coding sequence GTGCATTATCCGGAGCCTATATCTAAATTGATTGACAGCTTCACTAAACTGCCGGGAATTGGACCGAAAACTGCGGTGCGCCTGGCTTTTTTTGTCTTAAACATGAAAGAAGACGATGTGCTTGATTTCGGTAGAAACTTAGTCAATGCGAAGCGAAAGCTAACGCATTGCAGTGTGTGCGGTCATATTACGGACAAGGACCCATGCTCGATCTGTTCAGATGGCCACCGCGATCAGTCCGTCATTTGTGTCGTTCAGGACCCAAAAGATGTGATTGCAATGGAGAGGATGAGAGAGTTCTCAGGCTTGTATCATGTGCTGCATGGTGCGATTTCACCAGTGGATGGCATCGGACCTGAAGACATCTCAGTAGCGGATTTGCTCAAGCGATTGCAGGACGAAACGGTTCAAGAGCTCATTCTCGCAACCAATCCGAACATTGAAGGGGAAGCGACATCAATGTACATTTCGCGTCTCGTCAAGCCAACAGGAATAAAGATTACTCGTATTGCCCATGGGCTGCCTGTCGGAGGAGACCTCGAATATGCGGATGAGATTACGTTGTCTAAAGCAATGGAAGGGCGGCGTGAATTGTGA
- a CDS encoding YbaB/EbfC family nucleoid-associated protein: MRGGMGNMNNMMKQMQKMQKKMAEAQEELAEKTVEATAGGGMVKVVANGSKQIVEIIIDQEAVDPDDVEMLQDLVIAATNEALKKVEEMTNETMGQFTKGMNIPGLF, encoded by the coding sequence ATGCGTGGCGGAATGGGAAATATGAACAATATGATGAAGCAAATGCAAAAAATGCAAAAAAAGATGGCGGAAGCTCAAGAAGAGCTTGCTGAAAAGACCGTTGAAGCAACAGCAGGTGGCGGCATGGTGAAGGTCGTTGCAAATGGCAGTAAGCAGATTGTAGAGATTATTATTGATCAGGAAGCGGTCGATCCTGATGATGTTGAAATGCTTCAAGATTTAGTAATAGCGGCAACGAACGAAGCATTGAAAAAAGTAGAAGAGATGACAAACGAAACAATGGGTCAGTTTACTAAAGGCATGAACATCCCAGGTCTCTTTTAA
- the dnaX gene encoding DNA polymerase III subunit gamma/tau: MSYQALYRTFRPQAFADVVGQEHLTTTLQNAIEKNKFSHAYLFSGPRGTGKTSAAKVMAKAINCEQAPAREPCNTCNACRGIMDGSIADVIEIDAASNNGVDEIRDIRDKVKYAPSSVKYKVYIIDEVHMLSTGAFNALLKTLEEPPQHVVFILATTEPHKIPATILSRCQRFEFKRHTIDGMVARMAFVLQEQQVTADDVALKRIARAADGGMRDALSMLDQAISFSDGHVSIEDVMSMTGMATAESLFGLSRALYEENTATTLTLLEQLISEGKEPQRLLEDLIYFLRDLLLYQKAPSMEELLQVADLDEGFKSFASEANASWLHATLKLLNESQQELKWSGNARVMLEVALLRLPGSDENVMQEQATPVQASTSSSGSEELLKRIAALEQELSKLARQQPTGAVASDASPQQTARKRPRGQQIKVPVAEIHRMLSQAEKKELQTLKKAWPDVMEQIKNEKISAHATLISSEPVAASENTFLLAFKYDIHCQMVSDNKHQVCDIIEEVLAKTTGKPYRVLTVPQTQWQDIRESFIQTQREQTPESAEPEEEDPLIAEAKKLVPEEWLDIKS, translated from the coding sequence ATGAGTTATCAGGCGCTTTATCGAACCTTTCGCCCACAAGCCTTTGCCGATGTCGTCGGACAGGAGCATTTGACGACCACGCTGCAAAATGCCATTGAAAAAAACAAATTCTCTCATGCCTATTTGTTCTCCGGTCCTCGTGGCACGGGGAAGACAAGTGCCGCGAAAGTAATGGCCAAAGCCATAAATTGTGAGCAAGCCCCTGCTCGCGAGCCTTGCAATACATGCAATGCATGTCGAGGTATTATGGACGGCTCTATTGCTGACGTGATTGAGATTGATGCGGCATCGAACAATGGTGTGGACGAAATTCGAGACATTCGTGATAAGGTGAAATACGCCCCTAGCTCGGTGAAGTATAAGGTGTACATTATTGATGAAGTGCATATGCTTTCTACAGGCGCTTTTAATGCACTGCTTAAAACATTGGAAGAGCCACCGCAACATGTTGTGTTTATATTGGCAACAACGGAGCCGCATAAGATTCCAGCCACGATTCTTTCACGCTGTCAGCGATTCGAGTTCAAACGACACACGATAGATGGCATGGTTGCTCGGATGGCTTTTGTCCTTCAGGAGCAACAGGTTACCGCAGATGACGTTGCCTTAAAACGAATTGCACGAGCTGCTGATGGCGGTATGAGGGATGCGCTAAGCATGCTGGATCAAGCCATTTCATTCAGTGACGGTCATGTCTCCATAGAAGACGTAATGAGCATGACAGGAATGGCGACCGCAGAATCTCTTTTCGGGCTATCGCGAGCCCTATACGAAGAAAATACAGCCACAACGCTCACCCTGCTGGAGCAGCTGATTTCTGAGGGAAAGGAACCTCAGCGGTTACTAGAAGACTTAATTTATTTTTTACGCGATCTCCTTTTGTATCAAAAAGCGCCGAGCATGGAGGAGCTGCTCCAGGTGGCCGATCTTGATGAGGGGTTTAAATCATTCGCCTCAGAAGCAAACGCCTCGTGGTTGCACGCGACACTGAAGCTTTTAAATGAAAGTCAGCAAGAGTTGAAATGGTCTGGTAACGCGAGAGTGATGCTTGAAGTCGCTCTCTTGAGACTCCCGGGCTCAGATGAAAACGTGATGCAGGAGCAAGCGACGCCTGTCCAAGCGTCCACATCGAGTTCAGGGAGTGAGGAGCTCCTTAAACGTATCGCTGCTTTAGAGCAAGAGCTGTCCAAGCTAGCGAGACAACAACCAACTGGAGCGGTTGCCTCTGATGCTTCGCCACAACAAACCGCGAGGAAGCGACCGCGCGGGCAGCAAATAAAGGTGCCCGTTGCCGAGATTCATCGAATGCTCTCTCAGGCTGAAAAAAAGGAGCTTCAAACACTCAAAAAAGCATGGCCTGATGTGATGGAACAAATAAAAAATGAAAAAATATCTGCCCATGCAACCCTCATTAGTAGCGAACCTGTAGCTGCCTCAGAAAACACTTTTTTACTCGCTTTTAAATATGACATTCATTGTCAAATGGTTTCTGATAACAAGCATCAGGTTTGTGATATTATAGAAGAGGTTCTAGCGAAGACGACGGGCAAACCGTACAGAGTGCTTACGGTCCCACAGACACAATGGCAAGACATTAGGGAATCGTTTATTCAAACACAACGTGAGCAAACTCCTGAATCAGCAGAGCCTGAGGAAGAAGATCCATTGATTGCTGAGGCAAAAAAGCTTGTCCCTGAGGAATGGTTAGATATTAAATCATGA
- the tadA gene encoding tRNA adenosine(34) deaminase TadA: MDRTQDEAYMRLAIAQAKQAEAIREVPIGAVIVQNGEVIAQAHNLRETEQRAVAHAELLAIDLACLRTGFWRLNDAVLYVTLEPCAMCSGAIVLSRIGRVVFGASDPKGGCAGTLMNLLQDDRMNHQAEVTSGVLADECGAMLSSFFRDLRKKRV; encoded by the coding sequence ATGGACCGGACACAGGATGAAGCTTATATGCGTCTGGCGATTGCGCAAGCAAAACAGGCAGAGGCTATTCGAGAAGTGCCGATTGGTGCCGTTATCGTACAGAACGGTGAAGTCATTGCTCAAGCCCACAATTTACGTGAAACAGAGCAGCGTGCTGTGGCTCATGCGGAGCTTTTAGCGATTGATTTGGCTTGTCTACGCACCGGTTTTTGGCGGTTAAATGACGCTGTTCTCTACGTCACTTTAGAGCCATGTGCCATGTGTAGCGGAGCTATCGTACTGTCGCGTATTGGCCGAGTCGTTTTTGGAGCAAGTGACCCTAAAGGCGGTTGTGCAGGAACATTGATGAATTTGCTGCAGGATGACCGTATGAATCACCAGGCCGAGGTAACAAGTGGCGTGCTGGCAGATGAATGTGGAGCGATGCTGTCCAGCTTTTTCAGGGACTTGCGAAAAAAAAGGGTCTGA